One segment of Candidatus Hydrogenedentota bacterium DNA contains the following:
- a CDS encoding glycosyltransferase, with amino-acid sequence MDNSPPKTPRLSVIIPSWDGHRDGCVPRLLESVGRQSFTDFEVIVIKGVSPQGKAINQGAAQARGAVLMILDDDSLLADDDVFARIIQTLDDDEKIGMAGASIVIFPDANDFQKKAALQFPRFHTPVVNTVTDSDLACHGCCAIPRGIFDAVGGEREDLLRGLDPDLRVRIREAGYRVVLAPQARIYHPLPSGWGKLLRIFFRNGFGSAYAYKFQRASVFETHEKLHDTAFQPRTTLAYRCARFPLRLVKALGAFQFMRFGAYCSYALGYGWGLLTAKELPRG; translated from the coding sequence ACAATTCACCCCCCAAGACACCCCGGCTTTCCGTCATTATTCCCTCCTGGGACGGACACCGCGACGGGTGTGTTCCCCGTCTGCTCGAAAGCGTGGGGCGTCAGTCCTTTACGGACTTTGAGGTCATCGTGATCAAGGGGGTCTCGCCCCAGGGAAAGGCCATCAATCAGGGCGCGGCCCAGGCCCGGGGCGCGGTCCTCATGATTCTTGACGACGACAGTCTCCTGGCCGATGACGACGTATTCGCGCGTATCATACAGACCCTGGATGATGACGAGAAAATCGGTATGGCGGGGGCAAGCATCGTGATTTTTCCAGACGCCAATGACTTCCAGAAGAAAGCGGCCCTTCAGTTTCCCCGCTTCCACACGCCGGTCGTGAACACCGTAACCGACAGCGATCTGGCCTGCCACGGCTGCTGTGCGATTCCGCGCGGCATTTTCGACGCGGTCGGTGGCGAGCGGGAAGATCTGTTGCGCGGCCTGGACCCGGATCTGCGCGTTCGCATCCGGGAGGCGGGATACCGCGTTGTGCTGGCGCCCCAGGCGCGGATTTATCATCCGTTGCCTTCGGGCTGGGGCAAGCTGTTGCGAATTTTCTTCCGCAACGGATTCGGTTCCGCCTATGCCTACAAGTTTCAGCGCGCATCCGTCTTTGAGACCCATGAAAAGCTCCACGACACCGCCTTTCAGCCCCGCACCACCCTGGCCTACCGGTGCGCCCGCTTTCCACTGCGCCTGGTCAAGGCGCTGGGCGCCTTCCAATTCATGCGCTTCGGCGCCTATTGCAGCTATGCCCTCGGCTACGGCTGGGGGCTCCTGACGGCGAAGGAATTGCCTCGTGGTTAA